In Struthio camelus isolate bStrCam1 chromosome 4, bStrCam1.hap1, whole genome shotgun sequence, a genomic segment contains:
- the DTHD1 gene encoding death domain-containing protein 1 codes for MEVADCKITPAAGKSGQLLEKIWNMNLLVRDVLLKSDLDNEGMPEYVLRLISVTKELSRSLSQQLENIAESLQDICHLLNALQGKHKKLISSQECNGIIDYLLKVKDYLINTVSYLQEAEKKLYAASCKHDDKSQNQMAQNASREMDVYCSEGEGPESVQASSSLSQPSQITPSLNKRKGQNVNQIQPNETKAVEKEIVESLPENVSAQEQDISREPPAKKEDDKHRLLMKPMTEKKDCNRKDKAHGDGSFTNKSPELVFQDVLSGNGEGILSGTLKDTYYSTVMKLPEQEKMIAVKDPSKRVENEAHRLTEKMEGSNMGTDYEICRNNPITFTSFAQICDLTAVSTSMNDSEDLQKSRHWMNKAFLVEGSDKNEHEVACYIKAPAVALENLVCKIVNDISSLVVDDSEELVSNVISIECSDCEKTIPFPIKIAIPFTSCFRGNYRDIMVKVTDVNFQSTYLTPISLEEYQGNHKQTFAEVKIYQLGIFSVLSCLKKEMFTIPKAGLSQKLSVDSRISFCYPPETFSSPAVMHLKVQPIEPLLVSKLKAKHDIYRSVVSTSALVYVQHPSAQPLNKSVTVTLPCPPNPEKKRQGDKTEHVRAISATVKRVTMTYHPRAVTASMRKNGENFSETLKLLGHRKKEEEWIVFDDVIFQNARNGLVSFELNEHLESFVVIRLSFHLENTYLLLFVQALEEAIGSTMANVVLYRKKENPYKIVVVLSVSKELTWELQNLREEGYCGPPEPTKPFPLREGEQIHMRFSGNIFASENGKDFGKAYRLIFHSQRKSRLELQIKEVDEFGNYSSPHYKGTAVFYKITREMIAKDWEQPLPHDDYQHQSPICKLALTLPKHEKLIKRPRSTRRVSSDSSEALWDNLLYWLAEELAEDNTPMLALCLPVRHSVLQLVRLKCPDNLTHQIYELLCCWKKTLPRSANKQQLLSRYLRKSGRSDLSEELRLKWENKMFT; via the exons TGGAATATGAACTTGCTAGTGAGAGATGTGCTTCTGAAGAGTGATCTGGATAATGAAGGCATGCCAGAGTATGTGCTTAGACTGATCTCAGTAACAAAAGAGCTGAGCAGATCTCTCAGCCAGCAGCTGGAGAACATTGCAGAAAGTCTTCAAGATATCTGCCACTTACTGAATGCTCTCCAAGGCAAACACAAGAAACTGATTTCAAGTCAAG agtgcAATGGAATTATAGATTATCTGCTGAAAGTGAAGGATTATTTGATAAATACAGTCTCATACCttcaagaggcagaaaaaaaactttatgctGCTAGCTGCAAACACGACGACAAATCTCAGAACCAGATGGCTCAAAATGCTTCTAGAGAAATGGATGTGTATTGTTCTGAAGGAGAAGGACCAGAATCTGTGCAAGCATCTTCTAGTCTCAGTCAGCCATCCCAAATTACTCCTTCCCTGAACAAAAGGAAAGGTCAGAATGTTAATCAAATCCAGCCAAATGAAACTaaagctgtggaaaaagaaatagttgAATCGTTACCTGAAAATGTATCTGCTCAAGAACAAGATATTAGTAGAGAACCTCCAGCGAAAAAGGAAGACGACAAACACAGACTGCTGATGAAACCTATGACAGAGAAAAAGGATTGTAATAGAAAAGATAAAGCTCATGGAGATGGCTCTTTTACTAATAAGTCCCCAGAACTGGTTTTTCAAGATGTTCTTAGTGGCAATGGAGAAGGCATTCTTTCTGGGACGTTAAAAGATACTTATTATAGCACTGTTATGAAACTTcctgagcaggaaaaaatgatAGCAGTCAAAGACCCTTCGAAAAGGGTGGAAAATGAGGCACACAGACTGACAGAGAAAATGGAAGGCAGTAACATGGGAACAGATTATGAGATTTGTAGGAATAACCCAATTACTTTCACATCTTTTGCACAAATATGTGATTTAACTGCCGTGAGTACTTCTATGAATGATTCGGAAGACCTGCAAAAGTCTAGGCACTGGATGAACAAAGC ATTTCTAGTGGAAGGGAGTGATAAGAATGAACATGAAGTAGCTTGTTATATTAAAGCTCCTGCAGTTGCTCTAGAGAATCTGGTGTGTAAGATAGTCAATGACATCAGTTCCTTGGTAGTGGATGATTCTGAGGAGCTGGTCAGCAATGTCATCAGTATTGAATGCTCTGACTGTGAAAAAACAATCCCTTTCCCTATCAAGATTGCAATCCCATTCACTTCATGCTTTAGAGGAAATTATCGGGACATTATGGTGAAGGTGACTGATGTGAACTTCCAGTCAACTTACTTGACTCCCATTTCTTTGGAGGAATACCAAGGAAACCATAAG CAAACCTTTGCAGAAGTGAAGATTTATCAGCTGGgtattttttcagtgttgtcatgcttaaagaaagaaatgtttacCATTCCAAAGGCTGGGCTCTCCCAAAAGCTGAGCGTGGACTCTAGAATCTCTTTCTGTTACCCTCCTGAAACATTCAGTTCTCCAGCAGTCATGCATCTAAAG GTTCAGCCAATTGAACCATTGCTGGTTTccaaactgaaagcaaaacatgATATATACCGTTCAGTGGTGTCTACTAGTGCACTGGTTTATGTTCAGCATCCTTCAGCCCAACCACTTAACAAGTCAGTCACTGTTACTCTACCCTGTCCtccaaacccagaaaaaaaaagacaaggagaTAAGACAGAACATGTGAGAGCCATTAGTGCTACAGTTAAAAGGGTTACTATGACGTATCATCCTCG GGCTGTGACTGCTTCTATGAGAAAGAATGGAGAGAATTTCAGTGAAACTTTGAAATTATTAggtcacagaaaaaaagaagaggagtgGATTGTGTTTGATGATGTTATTTTCCAGAATGCACGGAATGGACTTGTATCATTTGAACTAAATGAGCACTTAGAAAG cttTGTTGTCATTCGCCTTTCCTTCCACTTGGAAAACACGTATCTTCTCCTCTTTGTTCAGGCTCTGGAGGAAGCCATCGGTAGCACAATGGCTAATGTGGTACTGTAtcggaaaaaagaaaacccatatAAAATAGTTGTTGTGCTATCTGTATCGAAAGAATTGACCTGGGAACTTCAAAATCTGCGAGAGGAGGGCTACTGTGGTCCCCCAGAACCAACAAAGCCATTTCCATTAAGAGAAGGAGAGCAAATTCATATGAGATTTAGTGGCAATATATTTGCTTCAG aaaatggaaaagattttggAAAAGCCTACAGGCTTATTTTTCACTCGCAAAGAAAGTCCAGGCTGGAGCTCCAAATCAAAGAAGTGGATGAATTTGGTAACTACAGCTCACCTCATTACAAAGGAACAGCAGTGTTTTATAAAATTACCAGAGAGATGATAGCCAAGGACTGGGAACAGCCCCTTCCACATGATGACTATCAACACCAGTCTCCAATATGCAAATTAGCACTAACATTACCAAAG CATGAAAAGTTGATCAAACGTCCACGAAGCACAAGAAGAGTTTCTTCTGATTCATCGG AAGCCCTGTGGGACAACTTGCTGTACTGGcttgcagaagagcttgcagaaGATAACACCCCAATGCTTGCTTTATGCTTACCTGTTCGGCACAGTGTACTTCAGCTTGTTAGGCTGAAGTGCCCTGATAATTTAACACACCAGATCTATGAGCTTCTTTGCTGCTGGAAAAAGACCCTTCCAAGATCAGCTAATAAACAGCAGCTCCTGTCTCGTTATTTGCGGAAGAGTGGCAGAAGTGATCTTTCGGAAGAACTTCGTTTAAAGtgggaaaataaaatgttcaCTTGA